From the genome of Sander lucioperca isolate FBNREF2018 chromosome 1, SLUC_FBN_1.2, whole genome shotgun sequence, one region includes:
- the sowahd gene encoding ankyrin repeat domain-containing protein SOWAHD, translating into MYESRSDDDGCDSTGSESAVSNATHGSGMSRQGTVVERLSRYVMPSAFQRRSRLQRQMEVTDSSAPGGLKREAPERGSLTPAMRKNYLKELLLSNPTHSGFSSVLSQTHSVSSEQDEGWALYPMEHAWMLSAVEGNYETILEFISEDPYLLTRKDFISGYSVLHWLAKRGQDETLLKLLKYAESAGIPVNVNVRGSGGLTPLHVASMHRQYMVVKLLVGAFSANVDAMDYNGKRAWQYLKGDAPLEMKELLGTWDDEHGCGCAQNVNNNAGAMNMTAYDEVDHGKTNHVNSFDPTKTGSSWGLGSFRKLLTSFSFLGNKS; encoded by the coding sequence ATGTATGAGAGCAGATCAGATGATGATGGATGTGACTCAACTGGATCTGAATCGGCTGTCAGTAATGCCACCCACGGCAGCGGGATGTCCAGACAGGGCACCGTTGTGGAGCGACTCTCGAGGTATGTCATGCCCAGTGCTTTCCAGCGTAGGTCGAGGCTGCAGAGGCAGATGGAAGTCACTGACAGCTCCGCACCGGGAGGACTAAAGAGGGAGGCTCCGGAGAGAGGCTCGTTGACACCCGCTATGCGTAAAAATTACCTGAAAGAGTTGCTTTTAAGCAATCCAACACACAGCGGGTTTAGTAGCGTACTGTCACAAACGCACAGTGTGTCCTCCGAGCAGGACGAAGGCTGGGCTTTGTATCCGATGGAGCACGCGTGGATGCTGTCTGCAGTGGAGGGAAACTATGAAACCATACTGGAGTTCATCTCCGAGGACCCCTATCTGTTAACCAGGAAGGACTTCATCAGCGGGTACTCAGTCCTGCACTGGCTGGCCAAGAGAGGACAGGACGAGACTCTGCTCAAACTTTTAAAGTACGCAGAAAGTGCGGGGATCCCAGTGAATGTGAACGTGCGGGGCAGCGGCGGGCTCACCCCGCTGCATGTCGCCAGCATGCACAGGCAGTACATGGTCGTAAAGCTGCTGGTCGGAGCTTTCAGTGCCAACGTAGATGCCATGGACTACAATGGAAAGAGAGCGTGGCAGTATCTGAAGGGAGACGCCCCGCTGGAGATGAAGGAGCTGCTTGGGACCTGGGATGATGAGCACGGCTGTGGATGTGCGCAAAATGTCAACAACAACGCTGGCGCAATGAACATGACCGCATATGATGAGGTCGATCATGGAAAGACCAATCACGTGAACTCATTTGACCCGACTAAGACAGGGAGCAGCTGGGGGCTTGGGTCTTTCAGAAAGCTGCTAACCTCGTTTTCATTTCTTGGGAACAAAAGCTGA
- the rpl39 gene encoding 60S ribosomal protein L39 codes for MLTNPPNGVAVCRTWSQLDGRLLDKRADVTSFSLFGHRHSRERTGDKMSSHKTFRIKRFLAKKQKQNRPIPQWIRMKTGNKIRYNSKRRHWRRTKLGL; via the exons ATGTTAACAAACCCTCCCAATGGTGTCGCTGTGTGTAGAACTTGGAGCCAGTTGGACGGACGCTTATTGGATAAAAGGGCCGACGTcacttccttctctctcttcggCCACCGCCATAGTCGGGAAAGGACTGGGGACAAAATG TCGTCCCACAAGACTTTCAGGATCAAGCGCTTCCTCGCTAAGAAGCAGAAACAGAACAGGCCCATTCCTCAGTGGATCAGAatgaagactggaaacaagATCAG GTACAACTCCAAGAGGAGACACTGGAGGAGGACCAAGCTCGGCCTGTAA